In the genome of Ktedonobacteraceae bacterium, one region contains:
- a CDS encoding GNAT family N-acetyltransferase, translating to MKTRLTFAHSTLSMPLRVSEIDPQTDARWETFLSGLPGICIFYTPPWLRVLEETYGYRSFHLICEDASGHTMGVLPLFYSRGWRSGRVLRSVYTGPLALSDAARLALLQFALKRVDTEDDVKLRFKMMSNAIDGQVGGMTGVPAYETYMLALPERVELLRVDSAIRRAVNKALRLGVKVREAESERELRAWYRLYAHTMCKLALLPNPYRLFELAWRYLRSRGMLRLLLAEYVKEGKRKLVAGNLLLYYGQTISFDSSGWSEQDQALRANDLLHWQAIYDACAAGARWYDFGDVSLDNAGLARYKTKWGAKPDLIYGYSYPVLHGVSNEQKANEPGAMRRLIRVAWHHLPPGMLGRASAWYHKLHLY from the coding sequence ATGCGCGCTGGGAGACTTTTTTGTCCGGCCTGCCCGGCATCTGTATTTTTTACACTCCCCCCTGGTTGCGCGTTTTGGAGGAGACATATGGCTACAGATCATTTCACCTCATCTGTGAAGATGCGAGCGGCCACACGATGGGCGTGCTGCCGCTGTTCTACTCACGAGGATGGCGTAGCGGGCGCGTCTTGCGCTCTGTCTACACCGGTCCCCTTGCCCTCAGCGATGCCGCCCGCCTGGCCTTATTACAGTTCGCGCTCAAGCGTGTTGACACTGAAGATGACGTGAAATTACGCTTCAAGATGATGTCTAACGCGATTGATGGTCAGGTAGGTGGAATGACTGGCGTACCGGCATACGAAACGTATATGCTGGCTTTGCCGGAAAGAGTAGAACTGCTGCGCGTGGATTCGGCTATTCGCCGGGCCGTGAACAAGGCGCTCCGGCTGGGTGTAAAGGTGCGTGAGGCGGAGAGCGAGCGTGAGCTCCGCGCCTGGTACCGGCTCTACGCGCATACCATGTGTAAGCTGGCACTGCTGCCGAATCCTTACCGCCTCTTTGAACTGGCATGGCGCTACCTGCGATCCAGAGGCATGCTGCGCCTGTTGCTTGCGGAATACGTCAAAGAGGGTAAGAGAAAATTGGTGGCAGGTAACTTGCTACTATACTACGGACAAACGATCTCTTTTGATTCTTCTGGTTGGAGCGAGCAGGATCAAGCGCTCAGGGCCAACGACCTGCTGCACTGGCAAGCAATATACGACGCCTGTGCCGCTGGCGCACGCTGGTACGATTTTGGCGATGTAAGCCTGGATAATGCGGGACTGGCGCGCTATAAAACGAAATGGGGAGCAAAACCCGACCTGATCTATGGTTATAGCTACCCCGTACTGCATGGCGTGAGCAATGAACAAAAAGCGAATGAGCCAGGTGCTATGCGGCGCCTGATCCGCGTTGCCTGGCACCACTTACCGCCGGGCATGCTTGGGCGAGCCAGCGCCTGGTACCATAAGCTCCATCTCTATTAG
- a CDS encoding glycosyltransferase: MKENLPLRICVIGAGTRFLGGISYYTLHLVNALASSYIVSAILMRQLLPTRLYPGHRRVGSITTKLAYDPRARIFDGINWYWLPSMLRALLFLRHERPDVVTLQWWSATVLHSYLLLALAARLLHARVVIEFHEVLDPGEAKLPLVSTYVRLLAPLLLRLAHGYVVHSEHDRKLLAHAYRLGQRPVSLIGHGPYASYTASTTPQPEQISPTDSASSCNLLFFGLIRPYKGLEDLIRAFDALPASEIEGYRLTVVGETWEGCTQPAALIEQSPYRQRITFVNRYVADDEVAQYFAGADAVILPYRRASSSGALHIAMSCGLPVVVTRVGGLVEAVAEYEGAIVVPPGDAEALRDALRKVAQLRGRRYRDPHSWDRTVDGYMALIEEL; encoded by the coding sequence ATGAAAGAGAACCTGCCACTACGGATATGCGTCATTGGCGCGGGAACACGCTTCCTGGGAGGAATCAGCTACTACACACTGCACCTTGTCAACGCTCTCGCAAGCAGTTACATCGTATCGGCCATCCTGATGCGACAGTTGTTGCCAACCCGCCTCTATCCGGGACACCGGCGCGTCGGTAGTATCACCACGAAGCTGGCATACGACCCTCGCGCGCGTATCTTCGATGGTATTAACTGGTACTGGCTGCCCAGCATGTTGCGCGCGCTGCTCTTCCTGCGGCACGAGCGACCCGATGTCGTCACCCTCCAATGGTGGAGCGCAACCGTGCTGCACTCCTATCTCCTGCTCGCCCTCGCCGCCAGGCTCTTACACGCGCGTGTCGTGATTGAGTTTCACGAAGTGCTTGACCCTGGGGAGGCAAAACTACCGCTCGTTTCCACCTACGTGCGGTTGCTCGCTCCCCTGTTGCTACGCCTCGCCCATGGCTACGTCGTGCATTCGGAACATGACCGCAAGCTATTGGCCCATGCCTACCGCCTGGGACAACGCCCTGTCTCGCTGATCGGCCATGGCCCCTACGCATCTTACACCGCAAGCACAACGCCGCAGCCTGAACAGATCTCGCCCACAGACTCTGCCAGCAGTTGTAACCTGCTGTTCTTCGGCCTCATTCGTCCCTATAAAGGACTCGAAGACCTCATCCGCGCCTTCGATGCCTTACCCGCAAGCGAGATCGAGGGCTACCGGCTCACAGTCGTCGGCGAAACCTGGGAGGGATGCACGCAACCCGCTGCCCTCATCGAGCAGAGTCCCTATCGCCAGCGCATCACCTTCGTCAACCGCTATGTAGCCGACGACGAGGTGGCCCAATACTTCGCAGGCGCCGATGCCGTCATCCTACCCTACCGGCGGGCGTCCAGCAGCGGCGCCCTGCACATCGCTATGAGCTGCGGACTCCCCGTTGTGGTCACGCGTGTGGGCGGCTTAGTCGAGGCTGTCGCGGAGTATGAAGGGGCAATCGTGGTGCCGCCAGGAGATGCGGAGGCCCTACGAGACGCGCTGCGAAAGGTGGCGCAACTACGCGGCAGGCGCTACCGCGATCCGCATTCCTGGGACCGCACTGTAGATGGGTATATGGCGTTGATTGAAGAACTCTGA
- a CDS encoding DUF1616 domain-containing protein, producing the protein MMKQRYLDIFIVIGIALADIALALLVPPTGNLLRVLTLPLVLILPGYALTSALFSQKTLNAIERLVLSLGLSLVCAIVCGLLLNLTPFGLQADSWAVLSGSITLVACAIALIQRFQGGLRADESAPRGLAFTFGQGLLLGLAALILCGGVVVSTIGAQQQPRPGFTQLWILPGSGVSAKSAVRIGMRNMEQTAMQYRLVVNEDGKIVKQWPLITLASGQNWQVTLALPQAQHTDTSTVEAMLYRVDMPAAPYRHVMLWLH; encoded by the coding sequence ATGATGAAACAGAGATACCTCGATATCTTTATCGTCATAGGAATCGCGCTTGCTGATATAGCGCTGGCATTGTTAGTACCGCCAACCGGCAACCTGCTACGCGTCCTGACATTGCCGCTGGTGCTGATCCTGCCAGGCTATGCGCTCACCAGCGCCTTATTTTCGCAAAAGACATTGAATGCTATCGAGCGCCTCGTTTTGAGCCTGGGCCTTAGCCTGGTATGCGCCATAGTGTGTGGATTGCTGCTTAACCTGACGCCATTCGGCTTACAGGCCGATTCATGGGCGGTCCTCTCAGGGAGCATCACGCTTGTCGCGTGCGCGATTGCGCTTATACAACGGTTTCAGGGGGGGTTACGGGCCGATGAATCGGCCCCACGCGGTCTTGCCTTCACTTTTGGACAAGGGCTATTGCTTGGGCTGGCCGCGCTTATCCTCTGCGGAGGAGTTGTTGTCTCCACTATTGGGGCACAACAACAACCACGTCCCGGCTTTACTCAACTGTGGATACTACCGGGGAGCGGAGTTTCCGCGAAGAGTGCTGTGCGCATCGGCATGAGAAATATGGAGCAGACGGCCATGCAATACCGACTTGTCGTAAATGAAGATGGCAAAATCGTCAAGCAATGGCCTCTGATTACGCTCGCGTCGGGACAGAACTGGCAGGTAACGCTCGCGCTACCGCAAGCTCAGCATACGGATACATCAACGGTAGAGGCCATGCTGTACCGTGTGGATATGCCGGCAGCTCCCTACCGCCATGTCATGCTATGGCTGCATTAA
- a CDS encoding zinc ribbon domain-containing protein — protein sequence MEIAKPVGSENPSDKVFCPHCSEPLLPGAHFCIGCGEHIAPEHTRAKAQAEDSTSPVAEREMADMIRIRYLPVTDVNLKALRSKAIAREWGWLPVLSVTCAIGVFLVALAYEGGRISAAWGEPLFWFGLIAIFLPVAARLLSQKPARRERVGLLVVLAISLYFVQVLQYPLYFAGYDEFLHVRTAQDIAASGHLFSANPLLPISAFYPGLEIVTNALSSLTGLSIFVAGSVLIGTAWLVFVPSLYLIYERISSSMWIAGIATLLYMTNPNFVFFDSIFAYESLALSLAVFVLFLVVRRGDTSMQPRPGFTIAAWLGIGAVVVTHHLTSFMLLGFLVVWTVVFLLLWRAGHPTAARRGRLIAPSADLSARAGLQVQASPGGIVLVSLVLTTAWLVYTGGAALAYLTPHVTGALSQLVQIVAHHSQARQPFQSTASTGAPPWERLMVYASLLLILLGLPFGLFATWRRYRDNAFALALACAVFAFPGILILHLTQTGAEVASRSTEFLFVAIAFVLAVAARRFLILGTPSWGRATLAVYAIAVLFVGQLAMGAGSSGSFLPGPYQVSADDRSIEPEGITAAVWTNTYLGPGHIVASDRDNTELMATYGRQFAETSGSAPIAVSWVFLSAQFGTGVVTILRQDHIQYLVVDLRLSTALPETGTYFNNGEPDAQHYTQPIDRAALEKFDVVPGVSRIFDSGDIIIYDVEQISNGTLSGQPLPSTPVPVPKPSFPKQGTNEYDRRKTFPGST from the coding sequence ATGGAAATAGCGAAACCGGTAGGGAGTGAAAACCCATCAGATAAAGTATTTTGCCCTCACTGTAGCGAACCGCTATTGCCGGGCGCGCACTTCTGCATTGGCTGCGGTGAACACATTGCGCCAGAGCATACGCGGGCAAAAGCCCAGGCAGAGGATAGCACGTCTCCAGTGGCAGAGCGAGAGATGGCTGATATGATACGCATCCGCTATCTCCCAGTTACAGATGTCAATCTAAAAGCCTTGCGGAGCAAAGCGATAGCCAGGGAGTGGGGATGGTTGCCGGTATTATCAGTAACGTGCGCCATTGGAGTATTCCTGGTGGCCCTGGCATACGAGGGAGGGCGCATTTCCGCAGCATGGGGCGAGCCGCTGTTCTGGTTCGGGCTGATAGCGATTTTTCTGCCGGTCGCGGCGCGCTTACTCTCTCAAAAACCGGCAAGACGAGAGCGGGTTGGCCTTCTTGTTGTATTGGCAATCAGCCTGTATTTTGTCCAGGTTTTACAGTACCCGCTGTATTTCGCCGGTTATGATGAGTTCTTACACGTGCGAACGGCGCAGGATATTGCCGCGAGCGGGCACCTTTTTTCCGCGAATCCACTGCTGCCGATCAGCGCCTTTTATCCCGGGCTTGAGATTGTTACCAACGCGCTGAGCAGTCTTACAGGGCTTTCTATTTTCGTTGCCGGAAGTGTGCTCATTGGTACGGCATGGCTGGTATTCGTCCCGTCTCTTTACCTGATCTATGAACGTATTAGCAGTTCCATGTGGATAGCGGGAATTGCCACCTTGCTGTACATGACGAATCCAAACTTCGTGTTCTTCGACTCGATCTTCGCATACGAGTCCCTGGCATTATCACTTGCCGTATTTGTGTTGTTCCTCGTGGTTCGCCGCGGAGATACTTCGATGCAACCACGCCCGGGTTTCACGATAGCGGCCTGGTTGGGAATAGGTGCGGTAGTTGTGACGCACCATCTCACCTCGTTTATGCTGCTGGGTTTTCTCGTTGTCTGGACGGTGGTATTTCTGCTGCTGTGGAGAGCGGGACATCCCACGGCGGCGCGTAGGGGCCGATTGATCGCGCCCAGCGCTGATTTATCGGCCCGCGCTGGATTACAGGTACAGGCAAGCCCGGGTGGAATAGTACTGGTGAGCCTGGTACTGACAACGGCCTGGCTGGTCTATACAGGAGGCGCTGCCCTGGCGTACCTGACTCCACATGTTACCGGGGCGCTAAGCCAGCTGGTACAGATAGTGGCTCATCATAGCCAGGCGCGACAGCCCTTTCAAAGCACTGCTTCGACTGGAGCGCCGCCGTGGGAACGCTTGATGGTGTATGCCTCGTTACTGCTGATCCTGTTGGGGCTTCCTTTTGGGCTGTTCGCGACCTGGCGGCGTTATCGCGACAATGCCTTTGCCCTCGCCCTGGCCTGCGCGGTATTTGCCTTTCCGGGCATCTTGATACTGCATCTGACGCAAACAGGAGCGGAGGTAGCAAGTCGATCAACAGAGTTTCTGTTCGTAGCAATAGCGTTCGTTCTGGCGGTGGCAGCGCGGCGTTTTCTGATTCTGGGCACCCCCAGTTGGGGACGCGCGACGCTGGCAGTATACGCGATTGCTGTGCTATTCGTTGGTCAGCTTGCTATGGGGGCCGGTTCATCGGGTAGTTTTCTGCCAGGCCCGTACCAGGTATCCGCCGATGATCGTTCCATTGAACCGGAAGGTATTACCGCGGCTGTATGGACGAATACGTATCTGGGGCCTGGACATATTGTTGCCAGCGACCGCGACAACACAGAGCTTATGGCAACCTATGGACGGCAGTTCGCGGAAACATCCGGCAGCGCCCCTATCGCTGTATCGTGGGTATTCCTCTCTGCTCAATTCGGTACAGGCGTCGTGACAATACTGCGCCAGGATCATATTCAGTACCTCGTTGTTGACCTGCGCCTCAGCACGGCTTTGCCTGAGACAGGAACCTACTTCAACAACGGTGAGCCTGACGCTCAGCACTATACACAACCCATTGACCGGGCAGCGCTTGAAAAATTCGATGTTGTGCCGGGTGTCAGTCGCATCTTTGATAGCGGCGACATCATCATCTACGATGTAGAACAGATCAGCAATGGCACTCTTTCAGGCCAGCCGCTTCCATCGACGCCCGTTCCGGTACCCAAACCGTCTTTCCCCAAACAGGGGACAAACGAGTACGATAGACGGAAAACTTTTCCAGGGAGTACTTGA